CACCACCAGCGCGCTCACCACGGCGTGAAGCACCACGTTCAGGGCGTGGAATCCCATCGGTTGGCCATGCCAGAGCGACCACTCCACCGCATACATGGCGATCGTGAGCGGCCGGTAGAGCCCCATCTGGAACGGCATGTTCGGCCAGTAGGCCGACACCCAGATGTCGCGCATCGCCGCCAGGTGGTGCACGAGGGGGTTCTGGTCGACGATCACCTTGTCGTCGAGCGCGAATCCGTTGTGGAGGGCGTTCAGGTACACGGCGCACGCCACGAGGGCGGCGATCCAGGGCGCGAGTCGGCGGAGCCATCCGCGCTCCGCCGCTACGGGTGCGGGGGGCGTCAGATCCATGCCAGCCCCGCCAGTCCCACCACGGCCAGGCCGAGCAGCAGCAGCAGGCTTCGGCGGCCGGTCACCCGGTCGCCGAAGCTCCGCGCGTAGACGGCCTTGACCACGTTGTTGCTCGATGCCGCGATGATGATCGCGGTGGCCGCCACCGGCAGCGAGATCGCCGTCGCGTTGGCCTGCGTCAACCCGAGGATGAACGGATCGACGTCGGTAACACCCATCATCGCCGCCAGGGAATAGAGTCCGGTGCGCCCCAGGTATTGGCGCACGAGCGTGGTGACCACGAGAATCGCCACGAACGCGGCCGCGAACAGGAACGCCGCCTGCAGTTCCAGCGGGTTGAGGCTCGGCTGTTCGGGCGCCCCCGAATCTGCGGCGCCGTCAGCCCGACGCGACACATACCATCCGCCGCCCACGCCCGCCAGCGCGCCCAGGGCAAACCCCGGCAGGAGCATCCGGGCCAGCGTCAGATTGAAGAACGCGATCAGGATCAGGAGCCGCACGTACATGACGCCCGACGCGGCCAGGATGCTCCCCGCGAACAGATTCGGCCGGCGGTGGTCGCGCGACCGGCGGGCGAGCACCACCGTGGCGACGGTGGACGAATAGGCGCCGCCGAGCAGCGCCGAGAGCATGATGCCGCCTCGGCCCTTGAGCATTCGCTGCAGAACGTAGCTGCCGAACGACACGCCGCTCACCGCCACCACCACGAGCCAGGTGCGGAACGGGTTGATGGCGAAGCTCGTGAACGGGCGGTCGGGCACGATGGGCAGGATCACCACCGTGAGCACCAGGAACTGGGCCACCGTCGCGATCTCGCCCGAGGCGACGTGCTTGGTGAGTCCCTCGAGGCCCTTCTTCAATTCGAGCAGGAGCACGCAGAGCACCGCGATCGTGGCCGCGATCCAGTACAGTTGGCGGTACACGAGGCCGGCCACGAGGTAGGTGACCAACCCGCTCATCT
This genomic interval from Gemmatimonadaceae bacterium contains the following:
- a CDS encoding MgtC/SapB family protein codes for the protein MPPLIPPDATQIALVLLLSFLIGLEREERKKAEGAWMFGGVRTFPLIGLASYAMALLSGADLLAWTLGFAVVGGFMLLSYNRKLAASEQAGITTEMSGLVTYLVAGLVYRQLYWIAATIAVLCVLLLELKKGLEGLTKHVASGEIATVAQFLVLTVVILPIVPDRPFTSFAINPFRTWLVVVAVSGVSFGSYVLQRMLKGRGGIMLSALLGGAYSSTVATVVLARRSRDHRRPNLFAGSILAASGVMYVRLLILIAFFNLTLARMLLPGFALGALAGVGGGWYVSRRADGAADSGAPEQPSLNPLELQAAFLFAAAFVAILVVTTLVRQYLGRTGLYSLAAMMGVTDVDPFILGLTQANATAISLPVAATAIIIAASSNNVVKAVYARSFGDRVTGRRSLLLLLGLAVVGLAGLAWI